In Nicotiana tabacum cultivar K326 chromosome 17, ASM71507v2, whole genome shotgun sequence, one DNA window encodes the following:
- the LOC107826763 gene encoding uncharacterized protein LOC107826763 isoform X1, whose translation MAFAQYLLTVPADTSNPHSTSSILTRPVSSSYNSLSSVSFSFSSLNLNTRRGRGRVSNFPKNLRFGHKASVKAQASEASSAADAFTNFKHVLLPITDRNPYLSEGSRQAAATAAALAKKYGADITVVVIDEKEKEAVPEHETQLASIRWHLSEGGYQEFKLLERLGEGSKPTAIIGEIADEMNLDVVIMSMEAIHSKHVDANLLAEFIPCPVLLLPL comes from the exons ATGGCATTTGCTCAGTACTTGCTAACAGTCCCAGCTGATACTTCAAATCCCCATTCCACTAGCTCGATTTTAACTCGCCCAGTTTCATCTTCTTATAATTCTCTATCTTCGgtgagtttttctttttcttccctaAACCTTAACACTCGCAGGGGCAGGGGCAGGGTCTCTAATTTTCCCAAGAATTTGAGATTCGGCCACAAAG CATCTGTTAAGGCCCAAGCATCTGAAGCCAGCTCAGCTGCAGATGCTTTCACCAACTTCAAGCATGTACTCCTACCAATTACAGACCGGAATCCTTATCTCTCTGAGGGTTCAAGACAG GCTGCAGCAACTGCCGCTGCTTTGGCGAAGAAGTATGGAGCTGACATAACAGTTGTTG TTATTGATGAAAAGGAGAAAGAAGCAGTCCCGGAGCATGAGACCCAACTAGCGAGCATCCGGTGGCATTTATCTGAAG GTGGATATCAGGAGTTCAAGCTGTTAGAGCGGCTAGGTGAAGGAAGCAAGCCAACGGCCATTATTGGTGAAATTGCCGATGAGATGAACTTGGATGTGGTAATTATGAGTATGGAAGCTATCCATTCCAAGCATGTTGATGCGAACCTACTCGCTGAGTTCATCCCTTGTCCTGTATTGCTTTTGCCCCTATGA